One region of Eupeodes corollae chromosome 1, idEupCoro1.1, whole genome shotgun sequence genomic DNA includes:
- the LOC129942024 gene encoding carbonic anhydrase 2 — translation MIGGKLFFTFAVILLFQYAACDHWSYPDRNSTNVSFPLWGGLCDVGNRQSPIDLSISGALKGNFPDIDYRNYDKPLTSPSLVNNGHTVKLTKFDVEMTMTGGPLNDKFIVEELHLHWWSEHTIDKIRYPMEAHIVHRNTRYSNISEAAAHKDGIAVVGVLFHASNQPNVGIGKIVENIEFINSADDIDKAVTIEQKLNLRELFPRLSGGYLSYPGSLTTPSCAESVTWLVLLDTFPVTLDQVNKFKGVETYGGKKLSDNYRDLQRKNNRPVLVVHQDSSSAPAPINMSAMSLFGSIVVIYISKFLQ, via the exons tAATCCTGCTTTTCCAATATGCAGCGTGTGATCACTGGAGCTACCCCGACCGCAACAGCACAAATG TATCATTTCCTCTATGGGGCGGATTGTGTGATGTGGGTAACCGACAAAGTCCAATTGATTTAAGTATTTCTGGCGCCTTAAAAGGGAACTTTCCTGACATTGACTATCGGAACTACGACAAGCCTTTAACATCACCATCGCTAGTCAACAATGGCCACACCG TCAAGTTAACAAAATTCGATGTTGAAATGACAATGACCGGTGGACCATTAAATGATAAATTCATTGTCGAGGAACTTCATCTACATTGGTGGTCTGAGCATACTATTGACAAAATTAG ATATCCAATGGAAGCTCATATAGTTCACCGAAATACGCGCTATTCCAACATAAGTGAAGCTGCTGCTCACAAGGACGGAATAGCTGTTGTTGGAGTTTTGTTTCATGCTTCAAATCAACCCAATGTTGGCATtggaaaaattgttgaaaatatcgaatttaTCAACTCCGCTGATGATATTGATAAAGCAGTTACCATTGAACAAAAACTGAACCTAAGAGAGTTGTTTCCAAGACTTTCAGGTGGTTATTTGAGCTATCCAGGTTCTCTTACGACTCCATCGTGTGCAGAATCAGTAACTTGGCTCGTACTCCTGGATACATTCCCCGTAACATTAGATCAG gTCAATAAATTTAAAGGAGTTGAAACCTACGGTGGAAAAAAATTGAGCGATAACTACCGTGACTTACAAAGGAAAAATAACCGCCCCGTTCTTGTGGTTCATCAAGATTCTTCAAGTGCTCCAGCTCCGATTAACATGTCGGCAATGAGTCTTTTCGGTTCGattgttgttatttatattaGCAAATTCCTGCAGTAG